In Gossypium arboreum isolate Shixiya-1 chromosome 6, ASM2569848v2, whole genome shotgun sequence, the following are encoded in one genomic region:
- the LOC108485663 gene encoding metacaspase-9-like has translation MAKVNKRLAVLVGCNYPNTQYELHGCINDVVAMKDVLVKRFGFDPTNIELLTDASAATGEGSSSVVLPTGENIKAALSKMVRQAEAGDVLYFHYSGHGTRIPKPAHLFGHDEAIVPCDFNLITDVDFRQLVNQLPKGASFTILSDSCHSGGLIDKEKEQIGPSTYRAASSLSYKAKNIPFESILEHLTTLTGINTSDIGTHLLESFGANASLKFLTPQLESELFDFLKADEGILLSGCQADETSADMNPMESGGKAYGAFSNAVQMVLKENTGRLSNKEVVMMARKVLEAQGIDQHPCLYCSDENADATFLCQAEAEPY, from the exons ATGGCCAAAGTTAACAAGAGATTGGCTGTTCTAGTGGGTTGCAATTACCCAAACACCCAATACGAATTGCACGGATGTATAAACGATGTGGTAGCCATGAAAGACGTGCTGGTTAAACGATTCGGGTTCGATCCAACAAATATCGAACTCTTGACCGATGCATCGGCGGCGACTGGAGAAGGGTCATCATCGGTGGTTTTGCCGACAGGGGAGAACATTAAGGCAGCATTGAGTAAGATGGTGAGACAGGCTGAAGCCGGTGATGTGTTGTATTTCCATTATAGTGGACATGGAACAAGAATTCCAAAACCTGCCCACCTTTTCGGACACGATGAGGCAATTGTGCCTTGTGATTTCAATCTCATTACAG ACGTGGATTTTAGACAATTAGTTAACCAATTACCAAAAGGAGCAAGTTTCACGATCTTGTCGGATTCATGTCACAGTGGTGGTCTCATTgataaagaaaaagaacaaattgGACCTTCTACCTATAGGGCAGCTTCATCACTTTCTTACAAGGCTAAGAACATCCCTTTTGAATCCATACTTGAGCACCTAACAACACTAACAGGGATCAACACATCAGACATTGGTACTCATTTGTTAGAATCCTTTGGTGCCAATGCCAGCCTCAAATTCCTCACACCTCAGCTCGAGTCCGAGTTATTCGACTTCTTGAAGGCTGATGAGGGGATTTTGTTAAGTGGGTGTCAAGCAGATGAGACATCGGCGGACATGAACCCGATGGAGAGCGGTGGAAAAGCGTACGGAGCCTTTAGCAATGCCGTCCAGATGGTATTGAAAGAGAACACCGGAAGATTAAGCAATAAAGAGGTTGTGATGATGGCTAGAAAAGTTTTAGAGGCTCAAGGAATTGATCAACACCCTTGCCTTTATTGCAGTGATGAGAACGCCGATGCTACTTTCTTATGCCAGGCTGAGGCCGAGCCTTACTGA